Proteins encoded in a region of the Quercus lobata isolate SW786 chromosome 8, ValleyOak3.0 Primary Assembly, whole genome shotgun sequence genome:
- the LOC115957035 gene encoding bifunctional riboflavin kinase/FMN phosphatase-like, with protein sequence MKKARIDSFRLFVEAVVEKCGGNAQERYAWYGGSREELLEIVKHGFSHCESLYMASLMASAKYPMEEWCNIKAQPGANCLIKHFGGHGVPMALASNSPRVNIEGKIYFHQGWKEFFSVIIGGDEVASGKPSPDIYLEAAKKLNVEPSSCVVIEDSM encoded by the exons ATGAAGAAAGCGAGGATCGATTCTTTTCGGCTTTTCGTCGAGGCCGTGGTGGAGAAGTGTGGTGGCAATGCTCAAGAGAGGTATGCATGGTATGGTGGCTCGAGGGAGGAACTTCTTGAAATCGTGAAACATGGGTTCAGTCACTGTGAAAGCCTGTACATGGCCAGTCTTATGGCTTCTGCCAAATATCCCATGGAAGA GTGGTGCAACATCAAAGCACAGCCGGGTGCCAATTGTTTAATTAAGCATTTTGGTGGTCATGGGGTCCCAATGGCATTGGCTTCAAACTCTCCAAGGGTAAATATAGAaggaaaaatttattttcatcaag GATGGAAGGAATTCTTCTCTGTCATCATTGGTGGTGATGAAGTGGCATCTGGGAAACCATCTCCTGATAT ATATCTTGAAgcagctaaaaagctaaatgtTGAACCCTCCAGCTGCGTAGTCATTGAGGATTCTATGTAA